Proteins from a single region of Catenulispora acidiphila DSM 44928:
- a CDS encoding putative quinol monooxygenase, with translation MDPHVLIVADTSSSPENADELGRVLERFAQACRAEPGCLSYEIFRSPTQPERYVSIERYADVEAFARHRASAHFKEIGLNEVMPLLLTRDIRMYDAPIEVPPIATPPSRA, from the coding sequence ATGGACCCGCATGTGCTCATCGTCGCCGACACATCCTCCAGCCCCGAGAACGCCGACGAGCTCGGCCGCGTCCTGGAGCGTTTCGCGCAGGCGTGCCGCGCCGAACCCGGCTGCCTGTCGTATGAGATCTTCCGGTCGCCGACGCAGCCGGAGCGCTACGTGAGCATCGAGCGCTATGCGGACGTCGAGGCGTTCGCCAGACACCGGGCCTCTGCCCACTTCAAGGAGATCGGGCTCAACGAAGTCATGCCGCTTCTGCTCACCCGCGACATCCGCATGTACGACGCGCCGATCGAGGTCCCGCCGATCGCGACGCCGCCGAGCCGGGCCTAG
- a CDS encoding hemolysin family protein: protein MLTLLGLLAIAVLTAATGYFVAQEFAYIAADRGRLRQLAEDGDAAAERAFEVTGRLSFMLSGAQLGITVTALLVGYVAQPLLGSGLADLLGFTGWSHDARLSLSVVVALAVATVVQMVVGELLPKNLAIAKPIEAAKALGGSTLLYLKVVGPVIRLFDGAAVRLVRAVGIEPVEELPQGASEEDLQHIISESHTQGLLDTELSELLDRALDFRGLTAGQAMTPRVKVHTVSAEAPVSLVVEMLITGNARFPVTGHDIDDLIGVAGLTEVLAVPAALRATTPVRDACAPALLVPEHLPLPELLERLRSEHRQLACVIDEFGGFAGVVTLEDVTEELVGDIWDEDDLDDEVVRRQPDGAWSVPARMRIDEAADATGIPLPEGEHYTTVSGLVLDRLGRTARIGDEVELAVRAPYTQDGPGMLSVLIHIAAVSRQVPATVLITMDTEDHAEDSEHSADPEHSAAPDAREAS from the coding sequence ATGCTGACCCTCCTGGGCCTGCTGGCCATCGCGGTGCTCACCGCCGCCACCGGCTATTTCGTGGCGCAGGAGTTCGCCTACATCGCCGCGGACCGGGGACGGTTGCGGCAGCTCGCCGAGGACGGCGACGCCGCCGCCGAGCGCGCCTTCGAGGTCACCGGTCGGCTGTCGTTCATGCTGTCCGGGGCGCAGCTCGGGATCACCGTGACCGCGCTGCTGGTCGGCTACGTCGCCCAGCCGCTGCTCGGCTCCGGCCTGGCCGATCTGCTGGGGTTCACCGGCTGGTCGCACGACGCGCGGCTGTCGCTGTCGGTCGTGGTGGCGCTGGCCGTGGCGACCGTGGTGCAGATGGTGGTCGGCGAGTTGCTGCCGAAGAACCTGGCGATCGCCAAGCCGATCGAGGCGGCCAAGGCACTCGGCGGCTCCACCCTCCTGTATTTGAAGGTGGTCGGTCCGGTCATCCGGCTGTTCGACGGCGCCGCCGTCCGGCTGGTCCGCGCCGTCGGCATCGAGCCGGTCGAGGAGCTGCCGCAGGGCGCCAGCGAGGAGGACCTGCAGCACATCATCTCCGAGTCGCACACGCAGGGCTTGCTGGACACCGAGCTGTCCGAGCTGTTGGACCGCGCGCTGGACTTCCGAGGGCTGACAGCCGGGCAGGCCATGACGCCGCGGGTGAAGGTGCACACCGTGTCGGCCGAAGCGCCGGTCTCCCTGGTGGTGGAGATGCTGATCACCGGCAACGCCCGGTTCCCGGTGACCGGCCATGACATAGACGATCTGATCGGTGTCGCCGGACTGACCGAGGTCCTGGCGGTGCCGGCGGCACTGCGGGCCACGACGCCGGTCCGGGACGCGTGCGCGCCGGCGCTGCTGGTACCGGAGCACCTTCCGCTCCCCGAGTTGCTGGAGCGGCTGCGCTCCGAGCACCGGCAGCTGGCGTGCGTCATCGACGAGTTCGGCGGCTTCGCCGGGGTGGTGACGTTGGAAGACGTCACCGAGGAGCTGGTCGGCGACATCTGGGACGAGGACGACCTGGACGACGAGGTGGTCCGGCGACAGCCAGACGGCGCCTGGAGCGTCCCGGCACGGATGCGGATCGACGAGGCCGCCGACGCCACCGGGATCCCGCTGCCGGAAGGCGAGCACTACACGACGGTCTCCGGCCTGGTGCTGGACCGCCTCGGCCGCACCGCGCGCATCGGCGACGAGGTGGAGCTGGCGGTCCGCGCGCCGTACACGCAGGACGGGCCCGGGATGCTGTCGGTGCTGATCCACATCGCGGCGGTCAGCCGGCAGGTACCGGCGACCGTGCTGATCACGATGGACACCGAAGACCACGCCGAAGACTCCGAACACAGCGCAGACCCCGAACACAGTGCCGCCCCCGACGCCCGGGAGGCTTCGTGA
- a CDS encoding hemolysin family protein, with product MNSAWALVVSALLLAANAFFVAAEFALVTSKRHRLEAAAAEGSRAARVAVAGTRELSLMLAGTQLGITLCTLGLGALAEPAVAHLLDPVLSATGLPEGVSYGIAFAASLALVVFLHMVVGEMAPKSWSITHPERSAALVALPFRAFTQLVRWPLVALNGMTNGLLRLLKVEPQSELAEAHSPEDLRMLVRQSAEHGLIPAVQQRLLAQALRLQNTPLSEVMIAWTDAVTVPCDSTASAVEDLSRATGHSRFPVTGADGNPVGLVHVRDAVRATTAGLDPDVSDLRSTALTLRADQTGAEAVSVMRRYRSQLALVKSGAGGDEGAQDTDAVVGVVALEDLLEELIGEFQDETDI from the coding sequence GTGAACAGCGCCTGGGCCCTGGTCGTCTCCGCCCTTCTCCTGGCCGCCAACGCCTTCTTCGTCGCCGCCGAATTCGCCCTCGTCACCAGCAAACGACACCGCCTGGAGGCGGCCGCCGCCGAGGGCAGTCGCGCGGCGCGCGTCGCGGTGGCCGGCACGCGCGAGCTGTCCCTGATGCTGGCGGGCACCCAACTGGGCATCACGTTGTGCACGCTGGGTTTGGGCGCCCTGGCCGAGCCCGCGGTCGCGCACCTGCTGGACCCGGTGCTCTCCGCGACCGGGCTGCCCGAGGGCGTGTCGTACGGGATCGCGTTCGCCGCGAGCCTGGCGCTGGTCGTGTTCCTGCACATGGTCGTCGGCGAGATGGCGCCGAAGTCCTGGTCGATCACCCACCCGGAACGGTCCGCGGCCCTGGTCGCGCTGCCGTTCCGGGCTTTCACGCAGCTGGTGCGCTGGCCGCTGGTCGCCCTCAACGGCATGACCAACGGCCTGTTGCGCCTGCTGAAGGTGGAGCCGCAAAGCGAACTGGCCGAAGCGCACAGTCCCGAAGACCTGCGGATGCTGGTCCGACAGTCCGCCGAGCACGGACTGATCCCCGCAGTGCAGCAAAGGCTTCTGGCCCAAGCGCTGCGCCTACAGAACACGCCGCTGTCCGAGGTCATGATCGCCTGGACGGACGCCGTCACCGTTCCCTGCGATTCCACCGCGAGCGCCGTGGAGGACCTGAGCCGCGCCACCGGCCACTCCCGCTTCCCGGTCACCGGCGCCGACGGCAACCCGGTCGGCCTGGTCCACGTCCGCGACGCGGTGCGCGCGACCACCGCCGGTCTCGACCCGGACGTGTCCGACCTGCGCAGCACCGCGCTGACGCTGCGCGCGGACCAGACCGGAGCCGAGGCGGTCAGCGTGATGCGGCGGTATCGCTCGCAACTGGCTCTGGTGAAGAGCGGCGCCGGGGGCGACGAGGGAGCTCAGGACACTGATGCGGTGGTCGGTGTCGTGGCACTGGAGGATCTGTTGGAAGAGCTCATCGGCGAATTCCAGGACGAGACAGATATCTGA
- a CDS encoding helix-turn-helix transcriptional regulator, which translates to MVDTLIGREWHLNVLRASVERLRTGSGAAVALAGEPGIGKSALLWAAGNAARAAGVAVVAVRGADLAQSPDVHAACAHVVDAVGAHAAAGRPVVVTVDDIHLLGTDEPGLVGRLLGSTAHGPVLCVLAYRRRQLAPRPAATLADASTGLLRLAPLDPLTREQATELLGEHPDADEIHRQAAGNPQYIKVLSALRDTGATAEAGASIFGELTGLEPEALAAIRAAAVLGEPFGVPLLADIAALDEPAAVRALDQLTGVDLIRPAEHGSQLALRHRAVGEAVYERLEPSLRFALHRRAADALAATGAPVAHRARHVTRAADAQNPEHLTTLIAAARAVIYASPATAAEYLQSALPLLRGEHGHAHEVHVLLARARLLSGEFTEGRALLDALSSAGPEQPDGAALDSTRIERRLGRPFEAGALARSGLAALAETDSATAAALHAELADTAYDVQDYETSRMHAETAAAIAARHGDRVGEAHALAQSALGHLFTSDEATALARAARAAELIDATPDTMLLTNLAAPLQLGMTEGLLGRLTDSERHLARAEVLSWRTGQTHLDGELLTVLANAQCRLGKLGTALGTLERVARRHEGIGEHGGNALEAGVAANLRAAALHWRDEPGDAEQVRVALDRALAIANDSSTSWAIAVRCFHAELVLFTGDPVRARSLLLEVAGEDLSGISPWRRPRWCDTLAEAALAVGDGAEADHWAAVAERAPQQPSTLRPFALRAGMWAHAALGEHEAALTRAQESVREFTARGERIEVCRTLLAASEFALRAGRADLVAGWLDRVALLAEQCGAGRLATEAVRHRSRLAALADAQPDPQSTSAPLTAREREIANLVSTGMTNTAIAEKLFLSVRTVESHLRQIYRKLDVPNRAALTRALLDARRASRPPTP; encoded by the coding sequence ATGGTCGACACTCTGATCGGGCGTGAGTGGCACCTGAACGTCCTGCGGGCGTCCGTCGAAAGGCTCCGGACCGGTTCCGGGGCGGCGGTGGCGCTGGCCGGCGAACCGGGGATCGGGAAGAGCGCGCTGTTGTGGGCGGCGGGGAACGCGGCACGCGCCGCCGGGGTGGCCGTGGTGGCCGTCCGGGGCGCGGATCTGGCGCAGAGCCCCGATGTCCATGCCGCGTGCGCGCATGTCGTCGACGCCGTCGGGGCGCACGCCGCCGCCGGCCGGCCGGTCGTGGTGACCGTCGACGACATCCATCTGCTCGGCACGGACGAGCCGGGTCTGGTCGGGCGGCTGCTGGGCTCCACGGCCCACGGACCGGTGCTGTGCGTCCTGGCCTACCGAAGACGCCAACTCGCGCCCCGCCCCGCCGCGACGCTCGCCGACGCCTCGACCGGGTTGCTGCGCCTCGCGCCCCTGGATCCGCTCACCCGCGAACAAGCCACGGAGCTGCTCGGCGAGCACCCGGACGCCGACGAGATCCACCGACAGGCGGCGGGCAATCCGCAGTACATCAAGGTCCTGAGTGCCCTGCGCGACACCGGCGCCACCGCCGAGGCCGGCGCCTCGATCTTCGGGGAGCTGACCGGTCTGGAGCCCGAGGCGCTGGCGGCGATACGGGCCGCGGCGGTGCTCGGCGAGCCGTTCGGCGTGCCGCTGCTGGCTGACATCGCCGCACTCGACGAGCCGGCGGCGGTGCGTGCGCTGGACCAGCTCACCGGTGTGGACCTGATACGCCCGGCCGAGCACGGATCGCAGCTGGCGCTGCGGCATCGCGCGGTCGGCGAGGCCGTGTACGAACGGCTCGAGCCCAGCCTCCGCTTCGCCCTGCACCGCCGGGCCGCCGACGCGCTCGCCGCGACCGGCGCCCCGGTCGCCCACCGCGCGCGCCACGTCACCCGCGCCGCGGATGCGCAGAACCCTGAGCACCTGACGACGCTGATCGCCGCTGCCCGTGCCGTCATCTACGCCTCGCCGGCGACCGCGGCCGAGTACCTGCAGTCCGCTTTGCCGTTGCTGCGCGGGGAGCACGGCCACGCGCACGAGGTCCACGTCCTGCTCGCCCGCGCGCGCCTGCTGTCGGGTGAGTTCACCGAGGGCCGGGCCCTGCTCGACGCGCTCAGCTCGGCCGGTCCGGAGCAGCCCGACGGCGCGGCGCTGGACTCCACCCGCATCGAGCGGCGTCTGGGCCGGCCCTTCGAAGCCGGCGCGCTGGCCCGCTCCGGTCTGGCCGCGCTGGCCGAGACCGACTCGGCGACCGCCGCCGCGCTGCACGCCGAACTGGCCGACACGGCGTACGACGTGCAGGACTACGAGACCTCCCGGATGCACGCCGAGACCGCCGCAGCCATCGCCGCCCGGCACGGCGACCGCGTCGGCGAGGCCCACGCCCTGGCGCAGTCGGCGCTGGGCCACCTGTTCACCAGCGACGAGGCGACCGCTCTGGCCCGCGCCGCGCGGGCGGCCGAACTCATCGACGCCACCCCCGACACCATGCTGCTGACCAACCTGGCCGCACCGCTGCAACTGGGCATGACAGAGGGGTTGCTCGGGCGGCTGACCGACAGCGAGCGCCACCTGGCGCGCGCCGAGGTGCTGAGCTGGCGCACCGGTCAGACACACCTGGACGGCGAGTTGTTGACCGTGCTGGCCAATGCCCAGTGCCGGCTCGGCAAGCTGGGCACGGCCCTGGGCACGCTGGAGCGCGTGGCCCGGCGGCACGAGGGGATCGGCGAGCACGGCGGCAACGCCCTGGAGGCGGGGGTCGCGGCGAATCTGCGCGCCGCCGCGCTGCACTGGCGCGACGAGCCCGGCGACGCCGAGCAGGTGCGGGTGGCGCTGGACCGCGCGCTGGCGATCGCGAACGACTCCTCCACCAGCTGGGCCATCGCAGTGCGCTGTTTCCACGCCGAGCTGGTCCTGTTCACCGGCGATCCGGTGCGGGCCCGCTCGCTGCTGCTCGAGGTCGCCGGCGAGGACCTGTCCGGGATCAGCCCGTGGCGCCGTCCCCGCTGGTGCGACACCCTGGCCGAGGCCGCGCTGGCGGTGGGCGACGGCGCGGAGGCCGACCACTGGGCCGCCGTCGCCGAGCGGGCTCCGCAGCAGCCTTCGACGCTGCGTCCCTTCGCGCTGCGCGCCGGGATGTGGGCGCACGCCGCGCTCGGCGAGCACGAGGCGGCGCTGACGCGCGCGCAGGAGTCGGTCCGGGAGTTCACGGCGCGCGGGGAGCGGATCGAGGTGTGCCGCACGCTGCTGGCCGCGTCCGAGTTCGCACTGCGCGCCGGGCGTGCCGATCTCGTGGCCGGCTGGCTGGACCGCGTCGCTTTGCTGGCCGAACAGTGCGGTGCGGGGCGTCTGGCGACGGAGGCGGTCCGGCACCGCTCGCGCCTGGCCGCCCTCGCCGACGCCCAGCCGGATCCGCAGTCCACCTCGGCGCCCCTGACGGCGCGCGAACGCGAGATCGCGAACTTGGTGAGCACGGGCATGACCAACACCGCGATCGCCGAGAAGCTGTTCTTGAGCGTGCGGACCGTGGAATCGCACCTGCGCCAGATCTACCGCAAGCTCGATGTGCCGAACCGCGCCGCGCTGACCCGTGCGCTGCTCGACGCCCGCCGTGCGTCGCGCCCGCCCACGCCCTGA
- a CDS encoding EF-hand domain-containing protein — protein sequence MEGRAVGQHGKAPEDVEKVFRLFDLDGDGRITAAELKSALAELGEDVTEEDAAERIGSGDTDHDGTISLDEFRALMAG from the coding sequence ATGGAGGGCAGGGCAGTGGGACAGCACGGGAAGGCACCCGAGGACGTGGAGAAGGTCTTCCGCCTCTTCGACCTGGACGGCGACGGCAGGATCACGGCTGCGGAGCTCAAATCGGCGCTCGCCGAACTCGGCGAGGACGTCACCGAGGAGGACGCCGCCGAGCGGATCGGCTCCGGCGACACCGACCACGACGGGACGATCAGCCTGGACGAGTTCCGGGCTTTGATGGCGGGCTGA
- a CDS encoding muconolactone Delta-isomerase family protein: MEYLVTMTTHVPEGTSAQEVDAMRAREGEHTRELAAQGRVVRLWRPPLAPGEWRTIGLFTAEDAGDLERTLASMPLRMWRTDEPVALGVHGNDPGRGAVAPVAGDAEYLVTFHVRVPEGADAEAVEQMNAGEARRAAELAEEGRLVRLWSLPEQGHNLGLWQAPDAAAVDADLRSLPMTAAGWLTVETLPLSPHPSDPAG, encoded by the coding sequence ATGGAGTACCTCGTCACGATGACCACTCATGTGCCGGAGGGGACCTCGGCACAGGAGGTGGACGCGATGCGGGCCCGGGAGGGCGAGCACACGCGCGAGCTGGCGGCGCAGGGGCGGGTGGTGCGGCTGTGGCGTCCGCCGCTGGCGCCGGGGGAGTGGCGCACGATCGGGCTGTTCACCGCCGAGGACGCCGGCGATCTGGAGCGGACGTTGGCGTCGATGCCGCTGCGTATGTGGCGGACGGACGAGCCGGTCGCGCTCGGCGTGCACGGCAACGATCCGGGGCGCGGAGCCGTGGCGCCGGTCGCCGGCGACGCCGAGTACCTGGTCACGTTCCATGTCCGCGTGCCGGAGGGCGCCGATGCCGAAGCCGTCGAGCAGATGAACGCCGGCGAGGCGCGCCGGGCTGCGGAACTGGCTGAAGAAGGTCGGCTGGTGCGCCTGTGGTCGCTGCCCGAGCAGGGGCACAACCTCGGGCTCTGGCAGGCTCCTGACGCCGCCGCGGTGGACGCCGACCTGCGGTCGCTGCCCATGACGGCGGCCGGGTGGCTGACCGTCGAGACCCTTCCGCTCAGCCCGCATCCCAGCGATCCGGCGGGCTGA